From the Vibrio vulnificus CMCP6 genome, the window TTGCCTTGGTCGGTATAAAATTTTGTCGCAAATCCACGCGGATCACGCAGAGTTTCTGGTGAACCTTTGGAATGAATCACAGTAGAAAAACGTACAAACACTGGGGTTACTTTTCCTGATTGAGCAAAAGGAGAAGAAAGAGTTAAATCACTGAAATCACCAGATACGACGAATTCACCATGCGCACCTGTACCGCGAGCATGCACTACGCGCTCAGGAATACGTTCTCTGGCAAAACGCTGAAGTTTTTGGATCAGGTGAACGTCTTGCAGCAATACGCTGCCGTTTTCCCCTGCGGTTATCGAATTCTGGTTGTCACCAACGGGTGCACCATTGTCACGAGTAAGCGTTTGAGCGTGTACCGAAATACTCGCCAAACCCATCGAAATTAATAAAAAGCTTTTTGACATATGCATGGTTGCTCTCCAATGCGTTGCACCAACTTACTTGTCTATTTATGCCAAGTTGGTTATCAAAAGCTCTTTTCTGCCCACGGGAAATATATCCCTATAAACAGTATTTGTTTAATGGGAATTATCGATAGATTTAATAGATAAAAACGATGTAAATCCAATCGCTTAGCCTTTATGGAAGCAAGATCAAACTTAAAAGGAAGAGAATGTGGAGGTGAGAATCGTAACGAAATGCGTGATTTCTTGTGATAAACGAATCACTTATTCACCTCCATTTTGCAAGGATTAACGCTTTGCTATAACATTTCGAGCAAATTGTTAAACAACGGTTATGATGCGTTTATCTTCTTTCCATCGTTCAATGCTCGTGGCGACCGCGTTAAGCTGGGTATTAGTCACGCTAATGCCTGTTATCAATGCTCATGGTAACAGCGCAGGCGTATGGGCGACGCTGTGTACCGTTAATGGCTTTGAACTGGTTCAAATAGAAGAAGGCGAAGAGGTGCCCACTCACAGTGGTAAGCCTTGTCCATTTAGCCATTTTTCTACCTTCCATCAAGATTCGCTTCCAACTGCACTTGTTCTTACACGACAGAGCTTGGTTATTTCAGACAGCTACACTTTTTTGGCTCTAAGTGTACGATTTGAAAGACAAGTTCCGCGCGCGCCTCCTTTCACGACGCTGACTTAATACAAAACCTAAAACAACACTCATTTAAGTAAAGTCAACACGCTCAAAGCGCACTGTTTCCGCTTCGGTCACGGTGTTTTTTAGCGTTCGCAAAAGGAATTTATAAAATGTTGAGCGTTCACTCTAAGACCGCCAAACCCAGCTCGCGTGCAAAATCTCGCTACTTTCTCACCTGGCGTTGGCATTTTTATGCCGGGCTCTTTGTTATCCCCTTTATGCTGATGCTCAGTGTCACTGGGCTTGTGATGCTGTTTGATGATGAAATCGAATTTGCTCGCTATCAATCCATTCTTCAAGTTACGCCTCAACATCATGAGGTATTGCCATCGGTTCAGCTGGCCAACGTGCAAGCGCGTTATCCAGAGGGTACCGTTACCCAATTTGTGCCTGCGAAACAGGCAGATTTAGCTAACCGTTTTAACGTCAAGTTTGCCGACGGCACCTCCCGCTTTGTTACGGTGGATCCCTACACTGGCGCGGTGCTTGGCACGATTGATCGCAGCGACAGTTGGTACCAATTGGCGAATGATATTCACGGTGAACTGCTGATCGGTGAGTATGGCGATTACCTCATCGAAGTGGCAGCCAGTTTGTCTATTTTGTTACTGGTGACGGGGATTTACTTGTGGTGGCCACGAGATAATGCCAGCCGTGCGGGCTTTTTGCGCTTGCGTTTGAACTCAGGCAAGCGCGTGATGATGCGAGATCTGCACGCCAATCTCGGTGGGCTAACCAGCATTATTCTGCTCTTTTTCTTGCTTTCCGGCTTGGCGTGGGCAGGCATTTGGGGAGGCAAGTTTGTGCAACCTTGGAGTAGCTTTCCTGCGCAGAAATGGGACGATGTGCCGCTTTCTACCCTCACACACCAAGATCTGAACCATGGCAGCGAAGAAGAAATGCCGTGGAATTTGGAACAAACGCCACTGCCAGCCTCTCACGATCACAGCAACATGGCGGATTCAGAGTATCACGCCATGATGGAAAACATTGGCATTGATGTCATGGTGAGCAAAGCGCGTGAGTTAGGATTTACCCACTACAAACTCAATTTTCCTCGCTCAGAGACAGGCGTCTTTACCCTTTCTGCCAACACCATGAGCGGTGACATTATCGACCCAACGCAGGATCGCACCAGCCATTTTGATCAATACAGTGGCGCGTTATTGGCTGATGTGACATGGGAAGATTACAACCTCGTCGCCAAGGCCATGGCCGCAGGGATTGCGCTGCACCAAGGGGACATCAGTGTGTTCAATAAAGTGGCCAACGCGTTATTGTGTTTGGGCTTTGTGGTGATTGCCGTGACAGGGGGAATCATATGGTGGCTTCGTCGCCCTGTTGGTCAGGGTAAGCTGGGCGTGCCCGCAAAATTTGCCAGCGATGGCGTGTGGAAAACTGCGTTGGTCACGCTCGTGGTGATCGGTATGCTCTTCCCGCTGGCGGGCGCAAGCATTGCGGTGGCACTGCTGCTTGATTGGCTGCTGTTTAATCGTGTTGAACGTTTGAAAACTGTGTTTAGCTAGCCGTTAAGCCCATTAGTTTGAATCGAGTGGTTTGAATCGAGCGATTTGAATCGATCTATTTGAAATAGAGAGGTTTGAATAGCGCGTTTTAAATAGATCGCAGAACGCGTTCTTAGGTGATTTGGGTACTCGCGCCCAAATCACCTTGGTTAGCGCGATAACGCTATCGTTGGTAAAGCTACTGTTGGTACAACTCCAACGGCAG encodes:
- a CDS encoding PepSY-associated TM helix domain-containing protein; the protein is MLSVHSKTAKPSSRAKSRYFLTWRWHFYAGLFVIPFMLMLSVTGLVMLFDDEIEFARYQSILQVTPQHHEVLPSVQLANVQARYPEGTVTQFVPAKQADLANRFNVKFADGTSRFVTVDPYTGAVLGTIDRSDSWYQLANDIHGELLIGEYGDYLIEVAASLSILLLVTGIYLWWPRDNASRAGFLRLRLNSGKRVMMRDLHANLGGLTSIILLFFLLSGLAWAGIWGGKFVQPWSSFPAQKWDDVPLSTLTHQDLNHGSEEEMPWNLEQTPLPASHDHSNMADSEYHAMMENIGIDVMVSKARELGFTHYKLNFPRSETGVFTLSANTMSGDIIDPTQDRTSHFDQYSGALLADVTWEDYNLVAKAMAAGIALHQGDISVFNKVANALLCLGFVVIAVTGGIIWWLRRPVGQGKLGVPAKFASDGVWKTALVTLVVIGMLFPLAGASIAVALLLDWLLFNRVERLKTVFS